In the Malania oleifera isolate guangnan ecotype guangnan chromosome 1, ASM2987363v1, whole genome shotgun sequence genome, one interval contains:
- the LOC131151525 gene encoding uncharacterized protein LOC131151525, translating to MEANVCDINRLEGDVLLPPRKRLLAGLKKQNPNGKSHILSVFPTASSEFNTRLNNLLSSHLNDPNLSTEDIAEASKSAAVAAVKVAEAARAAAEEKAAVAAKAVAAAKSALELVASFSEEAASKERHLKRNKLKKQVPVQLLYRKHEQVEGRSTDEELARKLHRDMNSSPRISKNCSSSDWKNNKHKKPKTINMVEKTRVPNGSIVLERSSSSTCNGHAVEGMADSEGSIREVYTVKTNQKGLKSKKANKLEINIREVEAGHSKEKISEILDDACTVGKKRGRIKLKKLPLSICTFRDQANPKEEMKARHSPLTEENRGKSAGGNESLLSVESSASGVMPIEAASVWKCQEFKAPECVKQNKIKS from the coding sequence ATGGAGGCTAACGTGTGTGACATTAATCGCTTGGAGGGCGATGTCCTGCTTCCTCCTCGAAAACGCCTTCTTGCCGGCTTGAAGAAGCAGAATCCCAATGGAAAATCTCATATTCTCTCCGTGTTTCCTACTGCTTCGAGTGAATTTAATACGCGGCTTAATAATCTATTGAGCTCTCATTTGAATGACCCAAATCTATCAACCGAGGACATTGCCGAGGCATCCAAATCGGCAGCTGTAGCTGCAGTTAAGGTTGCAGAGGCTGCTAGAGCTGCCGCTGAAGAGAAGGCTGCAGTGGCAGCAAAGGCAGTGGCTGCTGCCAAAAGTGCTTTAGAATTGGTTGCATCCTTTTCTGAGGAGGCAGCTTCCAAGGAAAGACACCTGAAAAGGAACAAGTTGAAGAAGCAAGTCCCCGTTCAGCTCCTGTACAGGAAGCATGAACAGGTGGAGGGTCGCTCGACTGATGAAGAATTAGCCCGTAAGTTGCATAGAGACATGAACAGCTCCCCAAGAATTTCGAAGAATTGTTCAAGTTCCGATTGGAAGAATAACAAACACAAGAAGCCTAAAACCATTAACATGGTTGAAAAGACTAGGGTCCCCAATGGGAGTATAGTGTTGGAAAGAAGCTCCTCTTCTACATGCAATGGACATGCTGTTGAGGGTATGGCGGATTCTGAAGGGTCTATCCGAGAGGTATACACTGTCAAAACAAACCAAAAGGGATTGAAATCGAAAAAAGCGAATAAATTGGAGATCAATATCAGAGAGGTGGAAGCTGGTCATTCAAAAGAGAAAATATCAGAAATATTAGATGATGCATGTACCGTTGGTAAAAAGAGGGGAAGGATTAAGCTAAAGAAGTTGCCTTTAAGCATTTGTACATTCAGGGATCAAGCAAACCCTAAAGAAGAGATGAAAGCTAGACACTCCCCATTGACTGAAGAGAACAGGGGCAAATCTGCTGGTGGTAATGAGTCTTTGCTTTCGGTGGAGTCTTCTGCTAGTGGTGTGATGCCGATTGAGGCAGCATCAGTGTGGAAATGCCAGGAATTCAAGGCACCTGAGTGcgttaaacaaaataaaatcaagtCATGA